A window of Mytilus edulis chromosome 10, xbMytEdul2.2, whole genome shotgun sequence contains these coding sequences:
- the LOC139490564 gene encoding G1/S-specific cyclin-D2-like translates to MDLMCCEAESLKRAYEDPVLLKDDRVLHNLLATEDKYQPSASYFKCVQSDIKPYMRKMVAEWMLEVCEEQQCEEEVFPLAMNYIDRFMSVVDIPRTRLQLLGAVSMFLASKLKETNPLTAEKLVVYTDNSVTLEDLMTMELLVLNKLKWDLSAITPHDFLEQILSRIPMETDLRNSIKRHAQIFIALCSKDCKFMMYPPSMIAAGSLGAAAHGLLKSSSHKLLGNLHQILGIDIDCLRSCQEQIEQTLASNLSNVDNNMQETNSSKTDYHSNRDHIEGQPTTPTDVQDIVF, encoded by the exons ATGGATTTGATGTGTTGTGAGGCTGAATCTTTAAAAAGAGCGTACGAAGATCCAGTACTGTTAAAAGATGACAGAGTTTTGCACAATTTACTTGCTACAGAAGATAAATATCAGCCATCAGCAAGTTATTTTAAATGTGTTCAATCAGACATTAAACCATACATGAGGAAAATGGTTGCAGAATGGATGTTAGAG GTATGTGAAGAACAACAGTGTGAAGAAGAAGTATTTCCTTTAGCAATGAACTATATAGATCGTTTTATGTCAGTGGTAGATATTCCAAGAACAAGACTTCAACTTTTAGGAGCAGTTTCAATGTTTCTGGCATCAAAATTAAAAGAGACAAATCCATTAACGGCTGAGAAATTGGTTGTGTATACAGATAATTCTGTCACACTAGAAGATTTAATG ACAATGGAATTATTAGTATTGAACAAATTGAAATGGGACTTGTCAGCCATCACACCTCACGACTTCTTGGAACAAATTTTAAGTCGGATACCAATGGAAACGGACCTCCGAAATTCAATAAAAAGACATGCACAGATATTTATTGCCTTATGTTCAAAAG ACTGTAAGTTTATGATGTATCCTCCATCAATGATAGCCGCCGGAAGTCTTGGAGCAGCAGCACATGGACTGTTAAAATCTTCAAGTCATAAATTATTGGGAAACCTGCATCAAATTTTAGGAATAGATATT GACTGTTTACGATCGTGTCAAGAGCAGATAGAACAAACATTAGCATCAAATTTATCGAACGTTGACAACAACATGCAAGaaacaaattcatcaaaaacagACTATCATTCAAATAGAGACCATATAGAAGGCCAACCAACAACACCCACAGATGTTCAGGATATTGTTTTCTGA